The DNA window GCACATCTGAGGTTCGCTCGTTTCACTCGCGCCCCGGAATGACGAAAGAAGCGCGGTCCGGCCTCGCGCTTCGCGCCCTTGGATGTGCAATTGCACATCCGAGGTTCAGCCCTGCCTGCGGGCTGCCCGGAGTGATAATTAGCTCACGCCGAGAAAATCGCGCTTGCCGATTTCCACGCCGTTATGGCGCAAAATGCCGTGCGCGGTCGCGGCGTGGAAATAGAAATTCGGGAAGGCGACGTTGCTCAGGAATTGCTGGCCCTTGAGTGTCATGGTTTTGTCGGGGCCGGTGGGAAAGGTGACATCGCGGCTATCGGCGCCGTCGAACTGCGCGGGCTTGAACGTCTTCACATAATCGATGGTCTTGGCCAGCCGTTGCCTGAGTTCTTCAAAGCTTTTCTCAGTGTCCGGCGTGGAAGGCACCTCGCTGCCGGTCAGGCGCGCACAGCCCTTGGCGGCGAAATCGCACACCAGCTGAATCTGGCGGCTGAGCGGCAGCATGTCCGGATACAGCCGCGCGCCGAGCAGCACTTCGGGCTGGATATTCTTCGCCTTGCAGTGCGCCTCGGCCTTGGTGAGGATGCCCGAAAGGCTGCCGAGGATTTGCAGGAAGGCCGGAACGGTGGCGTCATAAAACGACATGTGATGCTCATTTCGTGTTGTGGAATATCGCCGGTGAAGACAGGCGCTACTCGAAGTGGTGCGGCGAGGGGTGAAATACAACTCTTTCTGCGCGCGGTCTTAGTCGAATATTCCACGGCGCGACCGGATCAGGTGAAGCGCCGCGGCGATAACACCTCTTCTCCCTCTCCCAGCAGGCGGGGAGAGGTGATGCCCGTCATGTGTCAGCGCGCTGCCGGCAATGCCGTGGCCGCGGGCTGCGCGCGTGGGCCGCCGCGCATCCGCGCCACCAGTTCGGCTGTCGGCCAGGAATCGGCGGGCAGGCCGTATTTGATCTGCATCGCCTTGATGGCGGTGCGGCTTTGCTGGCCCAGCACGCCATCGACCTTGCCGACATTGAAACCCGCGCGCACCAGGAGCTGCTGCAATTCCCTGACTTCACTGAACGGCAATTGCGCGACTGGGCCCGATGGACGCCGCATCGGCGGCGCACCCGCAATGCGGCTCGCGAGATAGCCCGCGGTGGTCGAATAGATCAGCGAGTTATTCCACTCGGTATAGGCAGCGAAATTGGCATAGGCCAAAAACGCCGGTCCCATCCGCCCCATCGGCAACAGCACCGACGTCGGCATGTCATCGTTCGACAATGCGCGGCCATCGGGATAGGTGACGCCGAGCTGCGCCCATTTCGAACGCGGCAGTTGGATCGTCAGATCCGCCTGATCCCAGGGTAAGTTTGGCGGCACGCGAATTTCTTCCAGCCACGGCTCGCCGCGCCGCCATTTCAAGCCGTTGGCGATGTAGTTCGCGGTCGAGCCGATCACGTCGGGCGCGCTGCGCAGGAGATTGCGGCGTCCGTCGCCGTCATAATCGACGGCGTAGCTGAAATAATGCGTCGGCAGAAATTGCGTCTGTCCGAGTTCGCCGGCCCACGATCCCACCATTTCGGGCGGCGTGAGATCGCCGCGACCGATGATCTTCAGCGCGGCAATGGTTTCGCCCTGAAACATCTCGGAGCGGCGGCAGTCATAGGCTAGCGACACCAGCGAGCGCAGCGTCGGCAGATTGCCCATGTTGGCGCCGAAGTCGCTCTCCAGGCCCCAGAACGCTGATATCACCGCCGGCGGCACGCCGTACTCCTTTTCGGCGCGCGCGAACGCTGCAGCATAGGTTTTGATCCTCGCCTGGCCCTGCTGCAATCGATAAGGGGCGGCCATGCGGCCGGCAAATTCGGTGAAGATCTGTCCGAACACGCGCTGGCCGCGGTCGCGGTTGACGATGCCCTGGTCGTAGACCAGATACGGCGAGGCCTCGGCGACCGTGCGCTGCGAGACACCGGCCGCGACGGCCTGCTGTTTCAGTTCGCCAAGAAAGCGGTCGAAATTTTCGCCATTATGGCAGGACGCTGCGCGCGGGGAAGGGGCTGTAGGGCGCGGGACCGGCGCCGGTTGCGCCGATGCTGGCTGTGGCCCGCACAAGATCGCCGACAAAATCGCGCCAACGAAGATGTGAGGGAAAAAATCAAGGAAAAGCCGTTTCGTTGAACACGTTCGCATGCGGTTACCGACGGGGTACAGATTCTCGGAAGATACCCCGTCGTAGCATTATTGAAGTCCCGGCGTCATGCCCGGCCAAAGCGGTAAAACGCCCCGATCTGCCGGGCCATCACACAATGCCAGCGCGCTCGGCGCATGGGAGCATGCCATTTGCATCGGACCCCGGAGGCTGTTGCAATCGGCCTTGCCCGTGTAGGCTTCCGCGTCTGCAGGCCCGAAATAAGGCCACCGTCCATATGGGATGAGCAGACGAGGGAGATGGCGAAACAACCATGACTGAACTCAGATACCTGGCGCCGAACACGCTTGATGAAGCGATCGGCGTATTTGCCGCTGCCGGAAATGCCGCGCGGATCCTGGCTGGCGGCACCGATCTTCTGGTGCAGATGCGCTCCGGCGCCGTGAAGCCCGGCGTGATCGTCGACATCAAGAAGATCGCCGAAATGACGGCGATCGAACAAACCGCCGATGGCGGTTTTCGCATTGGCGCCGCCGTCCCGGGCGCGGTGCTTTCAGAACATCCGCGCTTCGGCAAGGTCTGGCCCGGCGTGCTGGAGGCGGTGAATCTCATCGGTTCCACCCAGGTTCAGGGCCGCGCCTCCGCAGGCGGCAATCTCTGCAACGGCTCGCCGGCCGGCGATAGCGTGCCCGCCATGGTCGCGGCCGGCGCCATTGTCACGCTGCAGGGGCCAAACGGCCGTCGCCAGATGCCGGTGGAACAAGTGCCGGCGGGTCCGGGCCGCACCAATCTGTTGCCCGGCGAGATCCTGGTCGGTTTTACATTGCCGCCGCGGCCGAGGGGCTCGAGCGACGCTTATTTGCGCATGATCCCGCGCACCGAAATGGACATCGCCGTGGTTGGCTGTGGCGTTAGTCTGACTATGAAGGACGGCGTCTGCACTGCGGCGCGCGTCGGCCTCGGCGCGGTGGCGCCGACTGTGCTGCTGGTCGAGGCTGCGGCGAAAGCGTTGATCGGCAGCCATCTCGACGATGCCGCGCTCAACACGGCCGCGGCCGCGTGCTCCGCCGCCTGCCGTCCGATCGACGACAAGCGCGGCACCATCGCCTATCGCACCAAAGTCGCCGGCGTGCTCTTGAGGCGCACGGTGGCGATCGCGGCGAAGCGCGCGGGGAGGAATTGACATGGCGAAATTGCATGTCTCCACCACCGTCAACGGCGAGCCGATGGAGTTTCTGTGCGAGCCGAACGACACCATGCTGGATGCGCTGCGCGGGCCGCTTGGCCTGACCGGCTCGAAGGAAGGCTGCGCGTCCGGTGATTGCGGCGCGTGCAGCATCACGCTGGATGATCGCCTCGTCTGTTCCTGTCTGATGCTCGCAGCCGAAGCCGAAGGCCATGAGTTGCGCACCATCGAAGGCATGGCCAAGGGCGACAGGCTGCATCCATTACAGCAGAAGTTTCTGGAAATGGCGGCACTGCAATGTGGCATCTGCACGTCAGGCATGCTGGTCGCTTCCGATGCGTTGCTGCAGAAGAATCCGCGGCCGAGCGAGGAAGAAGTCCGCTTCTGGCTCGCCGGCAATCTCTGCCGGTGCACCGGCTACGACAAGATCGTGCGCGCGGTTCTGGAGACCGCCGCTGAAATGCGGGAGGCAGCACAATGAATGTCATCACCAACAACAAGTGGATCGGCCAGCGGACGATCAGACCTGACGGCGTCGACAAGGTCACGGGCCGCGCGGCCTTTGCCGCCGATACCACCATGCCCGGCATGATCTGGGGCAAGGTCAAGCGCAGCCCGCATCCGCATGCGCGCATCAAATCGATCGACACCTCGAAGGCCGAGGCGCTGCCGGGCGTCAAGGCCGTGGTCACTGCGCGCGACGT is part of the Bradyrhizobium canariense genome and encodes:
- a CDS encoding lytic murein transglycosylase, whose protein sequence is MRTCSTKRLFLDFFPHIFVGAILSAILCGPQPASAQPAPVPRPTAPSPRAASCHNGENFDRFLGELKQQAVAAGVSQRTVAEASPYLVYDQGIVNRDRGQRVFGQIFTEFAGRMAAPYRLQQGQARIKTYAAAFARAEKEYGVPPAVISAFWGLESDFGANMGNLPTLRSLVSLAYDCRRSEMFQGETIAALKIIGRGDLTPPEMVGSWAGELGQTQFLPTHYFSYAVDYDGDGRRNLLRSAPDVIGSTANYIANGLKWRRGEPWLEEIRVPPNLPWDQADLTIQLPRSKWAQLGVTYPDGRALSNDDMPTSVLLPMGRMGPAFLAYANFAAYTEWNNSLIYSTTAGYLASRIAGAPPMRRPSGPVAQLPFSEVRELQQLLVRAGFNVGKVDGVLGQQSRTAIKAMQIKYGLPADSWPTAELVARMRGGPRAQPAATALPAAR
- a CDS encoding (2Fe-2S)-binding protein, whose product is MAKLHVSTTVNGEPMEFLCEPNDTMLDALRGPLGLTGSKEGCASGDCGACSITLDDRLVCSCLMLAAEAEGHELRTIEGMAKGDRLHPLQQKFLEMAALQCGICTSGMLVASDALLQKNPRPSEEEVRFWLAGNLCRCTGYDKIVRAVLETAAEMREAAQ
- a CDS encoding FAD binding domain-containing protein; translation: MTELRYLAPNTLDEAIGVFAAAGNAARILAGGTDLLVQMRSGAVKPGVIVDIKKIAEMTAIEQTADGGFRIGAAVPGAVLSEHPRFGKVWPGVLEAVNLIGSTQVQGRASAGGNLCNGSPAGDSVPAMVAAGAIVTLQGPNGRRQMPVEQVPAGPGRTNLLPGEILVGFTLPPRPRGSSDAYLRMIPRTEMDIAVVGCGVSLTMKDGVCTAARVGLGAVAPTVLLVEAAAKALIGSHLDDAALNTAAAACSAACRPIDDKRGTIAYRTKVAGVLLRRTVAIAAKRAGRN
- a CDS encoding DUF1993 domain-containing protein gives rise to the protein MSFYDATVPAFLQILGSLSGILTKAEAHCKAKNIQPEVLLGARLYPDMLPLSRQIQLVCDFAAKGCARLTGSEVPSTPDTEKSFEELRQRLAKTIDYVKTFKPAQFDGADSRDVTFPTGPDKTMTLKGQQFLSNVAFPNFYFHAATAHGILRHNGVEIGKRDFLGVS